One Methanocaldococcus infernus ME DNA segment encodes these proteins:
- a CDS encoding prephenate dehydrogenase codes for MKISIIGGTDGLGKWLAKFLKSRGFEVIVTGRDIKKGKEVEKELGVRFLNNNVEAAKLGDIVIISVPINVTERVIKEVAPHVREGSLLMDVTSIKEIPSKAMEKYAKEGVTVIPSHPMFGPTAPSLERQVVILTPSEKHKKSEWFNKVYNFLKKEGARVYILKPEVHDKIMAVVQGLTHYSIISLASTLKELNVDIKESRKFASPVYELILSLIGRIIGQNPYLYADIQMFNPRIEKIHKTFINECIKIHELVKSKDREGFVKLMKEAAKHFGNEAKRGAYYSDKAIFALTREIEELKKNIGKEIAVKNLDSENIHIGTLKEVEDDYLTLKKNGKEVKLNILRTEVYYNVDEIKKKLFERKYFDISVLFNKDVNEKIIEELLKKLFDLEIIDIYELNDKKSVTFRLYGYSKEELREKERKFKEIIKNIGGSLRYEDRS; via the coding sequence ATGAAAATCTCTATCATAGGAGGAACTGATGGGCTTGGGAAATGGTTGGCTAAGTTTTTGAAGAGTAGAGGATTTGAGGTTATAGTTACTGGAAGAGATATAAAGAAGGGTAAAGAGGTTGAGAAGGAGTTAGGAGTTAGGTTTTTAAATAACAATGTTGAAGCCGCTAAGTTGGGAGATATTGTTATTATTTCAGTTCCTATAAATGTCACTGAGAGGGTTATTAAAGAAGTAGCACCTCATGTTAGAGAAGGCTCTCTTTTAATGGATGTCACATCAATAAAGGAAATTCCTTCCAAGGCTATGGAGAAGTATGCTAAAGAAGGAGTTACAGTTATTCCTTCTCATCCAATGTTTGGCCCTACAGCTCCATCTCTTGAGAGGCAGGTTGTAATATTAACTCCTTCAGAGAAGCATAAAAAGAGTGAGTGGTTCAATAAAGTTTATAACTTCCTTAAGAAAGAGGGGGCAAGGGTTTATATCCTAAAGCCAGAGGTTCATGATAAAATTATGGCTGTTGTTCAAGGTTTAACCCACTATTCAATAATCTCTTTAGCTTCAACTTTGAAAGAGTTGAATGTAGACATTAAAGAGTCAAGAAAATTTGCCTCTCCTGTTTATGAACTCATCCTCTCCCTAATAGGTAGAATTATAGGGCAAAACCCCTACCTATATGCTGATATCCAAATGTTTAATCCAAGGATAGAGAAGATACATAAAACATTTATAAATGAATGTATAAAAATACATGAGTTAGTTAAGAGCAAAGATAGAGAGGGCTTTGTTAAGCTGATGAAAGAGGCAGCTAAGCACTTTGGTAATGAAGCTAAGAGAGGAGCTTACTACTCAGATAAGGCCATCTTTGCCTTAACAAGAGAGATAGAGGAGTTGAAGAAGAACATAGGGAAAGAGATAGCTGTGAAAAACTTAGACTCTGAAAATATACATATAGGGACACTAAAGGAAGTTGAGGATGACTATTTAACACTAAAGAAGAATGGGAAGGAGGTTAAGTTAAATATCTTAAGGACTGAGGTTTATTATAATGTTGATGAGATTAAAAAGAAGCTCTTTGAAAGGAAATACTTTGATATCTCAGTTTTATTTAACAAAGATGTTAATGAGAAGATTATTGAAGAGCTTTTAAAGAAACTATTTGACCTTGAAATTATTGATATATATGAGCTAAATGATAAGAAGAGTGTAACCTTTAGACTATATGGATATAGTAAAGAAGAGCTTAGAGAAAAGGAGAGGAAATTTAAAGAAATTATTAAAAATATTGGGGGGAGCTTGAGATATGAAGATAGGAGTTGA
- the rnhB gene encoding ribonuclease HII, with translation MKIGVDEAGRGPVIGPLVVCAYASEEEIEAEDSKKLSKEKREKLRKELEKKGIFEIVKVSAEELNRLMKSKNLNEIEVELFAKAIKNLIEKHNLKDVEIYVDSCSPNREKFKRKLLSKLRGLSIKDLIVEHKADEKYKVVSAASIIAKTERDREIEELKKIYGDFGSGYPSDPKTKRFLLYYYNEYREFPSIVREHWETCKRIKKSLEFPLILSLISDLKHNR, from the coding sequence ATGAAGATAGGAGTTGATGAAGCTGGGAGAGGGCCAGTTATTGGCCCTTTAGTTGTGTGTGCCTATGCCTCAGAGGAGGAGATAGAGGCTGAAGATAGTAAAAAATTGAGTAAAGAGAAGAGAGAGAAGTTAAGGAAAGAATTGGAGAAAAAAGGAATTTTTGAAATTGTAAAGGTTTCAGCTGAAGAGCTTAATAGGTTAATGAAGAGTAAAAATTTAAATGAGATTGAGGTTGAGTTATTTGCCAAGGCTATTAAAAATTTGATAGAGAAGCATAACCTAAAGGATGTTGAGATCTATGTAGACTCTTGCTCTCCAAATAGAGAGAAGTTTAAGAGAAAGTTACTGAGTAAGTTGAGAGGCTTAAGTATAAAGGACTTGATAGTTGAGCATAAGGCTGATGAGAAGTATAAGGTTGTATCAGCAGCTTCAATTATAGCAAAGACTGAGAGAGATAGGGAGATAGAGGAGCTAAAAAAGATATATGGAGACTTTGGCTCAGGCTACCCTTCTGACCCTAAAACTAAGAGGTTTTTACTATATTATTACAATGAATATAGAGAGTTTCCAAGCATTGTTAGAGAGCATTGGGAAACCTGTAAGAGAATAAAGAAATCTTTAGAGTTCCCTCTTATCCTTAGCCTTATATCAGACTTAAAGCATAATAGATAA
- a CDS encoding DUF2085 domain-containing protein has product MKLKTYYFIFVFLFFLFYLGILLAPYLSYLGFKNLSFLLYSLYSPICHQLPERSFFIFNHKMAVCARCFGIYTGALLSLLIYPFLKRLENTNLPRKIYLILALTPMAIDGITQYLGLRESFNLLRFITGFLAGSVTIFYIVPIYIDLIKRLRDIMDKFELEKVKKLAEGKSDTEKMEIYEKFKKSEALAIILSFLFPGLGQLYLGNVGKAVLMIALAIISLILFSICIGFFTYLGVWIWSTFDAYQEAKKYNLELYNVIFEDKGEV; this is encoded by the coding sequence ATGAAGTTAAAAACTTATTACTTCATTTTTGTATTCCTCTTTTTCCTCTTCTATCTTGGAATTCTCTTAGCCCCTTATCTCTCTTACTTGGGTTTTAAAAATTTATCTTTTCTTCTCTACTCTCTCTATTCTCCAATCTGCCACCAACTTCCAGAGAGAAGCTTTTTCATCTTTAACCATAAAATGGCTGTCTGTGCCAGATGCTTTGGGATATATACAGGAGCTTTACTTTCTTTACTAATTTATCCTTTCTTAAAAAGACTTGAAAATACAAATTTGCCAAGAAAAATATATCTTATCTTAGCCCTAACTCCAATGGCTATAGATGGGATAACCCAATATCTTGGGTTGAGGGAGAGCTTTAACTTACTAAGATTTATAACAGGATTTTTAGCTGGTTCAGTAACAATATTTTATATAGTTCCAATATACATAGATTTAATAAAAAGATTAAGGGATATTATGGACAAGTTTGAGTTAGAAAAGGTTAAAAAATTGGCTGAGGGTAAATCAGATACTGAAAAGATGGAAATTTATGAAAAGTTTAAGAAGTCTGAAGCTTTAGCTATTATCCTTTCTTTCCTATTTCCTGGATTAGGCCAATTATACTTAGGAAATGTTGGAAAAGCTGTTTTAATGATAGCTTTAGCTATAATTAGCCTTATATTATTTTCTATTTGTATTGGTTTCTTCACTTATTTGGGTGTTTGGATCTGGAGTACATTTGATGCTTACCAAGAAGCTAAGAAATATAACTTGGAACTATATAATGTAATATTTGAAGATAAGGGGGAGGTTTAA
- a CDS encoding flavodoxin family protein: MKILGISGSPRLEGTHYLVNYSLNYLKEKGAEVRYFTVHKKKINFCRHCDFCVKKREGCVFKDDMEEVYKALEWADGVIIGTPVYQGNVTGQLKTLMDRLRALVAKNPKVLSGKVGMGIAVGGDRCGGQEIALRTIHDFYLINEMIPVSGGSFGANLGATFWSRDRGEEGVKEDEEGMRSLRKTLNRFYKTLLEKK; this comes from the coding sequence ATGAAAATCTTAGGAATCAGTGGAAGTCCAAGATTGGAAGGAACTCATTACTTAGTTAACTATTCTCTCAACTATCTAAAGGAGAAAGGAGCTGAAGTTAGGTACTTCACAGTACATAAGAAGAAGATAAATTTCTGTAGGCACTGTGACTTTTGTGTGAAGAAGAGAGAGGGCTGTGTCTTTAAGGATGATATGGAAGAGGTTTATAAAGCCCTTGAGTGGGCTGATGGTGTAATAATAGGAACTCCAGTTTATCAGGGAAATGTAACAGGGCAGTTAAAGACTTTGATGGATAGATTAAGGGCTTTAGTAGCAAAGAACCCAAAGGTTTTAAGTGGCAAAGTTGGGATGGGCATAGCTGTTGGTGGAGATAGGTGTGGAGGACAGGAAATAGCTTTAAGGACAATACATGACTTTTATTTAATAAATGAGATGATCCCAGTAAGTGGTGGCTCCTTTGGAGCAAACTTAGGAGCTACATTTTGGTCAAGGGATAGGGGGGAAGAAGGGGTTAAGGAAGATGAAGAAGGAATGAGGTCTTTAAGAAAGACACTGAATAGGTTCTATAAAACTCTATTAGAGAAGAAATAA
- a CDS encoding aspartate dehydrogenase, whose amino-acid sequence MYVRVGLVGCGAIGSFLAENIKKANCELTAVYDRNLEKAKEVAKIAKAKVCESIDELVKEDLDVVVEAASVRAVKEVAEKSLTNGKDVILMSVGALADKELYLYLYNLSKKFNKRVYLPSGAIGGLDIIKALKFGDIKKIVIRTIKNPKAFNLNIGERKILFKGSVFEAIERFPANVNVSVTLSIAAKAPAEVWVIADPSVERNIHEIEIIGEIAKVNIRVENVPFEKNPKTSKLAAYSLLRLLKDLNDYIVVL is encoded by the coding sequence ATGTATGTGAGAGTTGGCTTAGTTGGCTGTGGAGCTATTGGTAGTTTTTTAGCTGAGAATATTAAAAAAGCTAACTGTGAGCTTACAGCTGTCTATGATAGGAATCTTGAGAAGGCTAAAGAAGTGGCTAAGATAGCTAAAGCTAAGGTTTGTGAAAGCATAGATGAGCTTGTTAAGGAAGACTTAGATGTAGTTGTTGAAGCTGCTTCAGTCAGGGCTGTGAAGGAAGTGGCTGAAAAATCCCTTACCAATGGAAAGGATGTTATTTTAATGAGTGTTGGAGCTCTTGCAGATAAAGAGTTATATCTTTATTTATATAATTTATCAAAGAAGTTCAATAAAAGGGTTTACTTACCCTCTGGGGCTATTGGTGGCTTAGACATTATAAAGGCTTTAAAGTTTGGAGACATTAAAAAAATTGTTATAAGGACTATAAAGAATCCTAAAGCTTTCAACTTAAATATAGGTGAGAGAAAGATACTATTTAAAGGGAGTGTCTTTGAAGCCATTGAGAGGTTTCCAGCTAATGTTAATGTCTCTGTAACCCTCTCAATAGCAGCTAAAGCTCCAGCTGAGGTTTGGGTTATAGCTGATCCAAGTGTAGAAAGAAATATCCATGAGATTGAAATTATAGGAGAGATAGCCAAGGTTAATATTAGAGTTGAGAATGTCCCATTTGAAAAGAATCCTAAAACCTCTAAGTTGGCTGCTTACTCCCTATTGAGATTATTAAAGGATCTAAATGATTACATAGTGGTACTATGA
- a CDS encoding PRC-barrel domain-containing protein, which produces MKIRVTDILGKEVYTTKAIYVGKIYDVMIDQKKGAVSGLVLKDAHKGCLKDIVPDSMKKVVIPYHLVHAIGNIVLIKPPTISNIQ; this is translated from the coding sequence ATGAAGATTAGAGTTACAGACATATTAGGAAAGGAAGTTTATACAACCAAAGCTATCTATGTTGGGAAAATCTATGATGTAATGATTGACCAAAAAAAAGGAGCTGTTTCAGGGTTGGTTTTAAAGGATGCACATAAAGGTTGTTTAAAGGATATTGTCCCTGATTCTATGAAAAAAGTAGTTATCCCTTATCACCTAGTTCATGCTATAGGAAATATTGTTTTAATTAAACCTCCAACTATATCAAATATTCAATAA
- a CDS encoding MTH1187 family thiamine-binding protein: MKVVAEISIIPMGKGPSVSKYVKKAIEVLKKYNLKVVPNAMGTVVEGELDEVIKAYKEAHLKVLEDVDRVVSQLKIDHRKDKENSIERKLKAIEVE; the protein is encoded by the coding sequence ATGAAGGTTGTGGCTGAAATCTCCATCATTCCAATGGGTAAAGGGCCAAGTGTCTCAAAGTATGTTAAAAAAGCTATTGAAGTACTTAAAAAGTATAACTTAAAGGTTGTCCCCAATGCTATGGGAACTGTTGTTGAGGGAGAGCTTGATGAGGTTATAAAAGCTTATAAAGAGGCTCATCTAAAGGTTTTAGAAGATGTTGACAGAGTTGTTAGTCAGCTGAAAATAGACCATAGGAAAGATAAAGAAAACAGTATAGAAAGAAAGTTAAAAGCTATAGAGGTGGAGTAA
- a CDS encoding DUF126 domain-containing protein: protein MILKGRVISKGYVEAELLVSKKPFSFLGGVDKEGNVIDKESDIYGESLKGKIFAFPYGKGSTVGSYVIYDLAKRGILKGIINKECEPIVATGAILGGIPLIDRIDIDKLESGKRIVLDAYKGLVKL from the coding sequence ATGATACTAAAGGGAAGAGTGATATCTAAAGGTTATGTTGAAGCTGAACTATTAGTTTCAAAAAAGCCCTTCTCTTTTTTAGGAGGAGTAGATAAAGAGGGAAATGTGATAGATAAAGAGAGTGACATTTATGGAGAGTCTTTAAAAGGAAAGATCTTTGCTTTCCCTTATGGGAAGGGAAGTACTGTAGGATCCTATGTAATTTATGACTTGGCTAAGAGAGGGATACTTAAAGGAATTATAAATAAGGAATGTGAGCCTATAGTGGCTACTGGAGCCATCTTAGGAGGAATTCCTTTAATAGATAGGATAGATATAGATAAGTTAGAGAGTGGGAAAAGAATAGTGTTAGATGCATATAAGGGCTTGGTGAAACTATGA
- the pyrI gene encoding aspartate carbamoyltransferase regulatory subunit, whose product MELKVRKIKNGVVIDHIDPGKGMMIYKALNLPKDVLVTMAINVPSKKKGRKDILKIENVEIKKEDFDKLSLISPDVTINIIKNGEVVRKLKPQIPKKIEGILKCTNPNCITHYENVKGEFIVESKNPLKIRCYYCERFLNKLIFE is encoded by the coding sequence ATGGAACTAAAAGTTAGGAAAATAAAAAATGGGGTTGTTATTGATCATATAGACCCTGGAAAAGGAATGATGATATATAAAGCCCTAAACCTTCCTAAGGATGTTCTTGTAACCATGGCTATAAATGTTCCTTCTAAGAAGAAGGGTAGGAAAGATATTTTAAAAATAGAGAATGTTGAAATAAAGAAGGAGGATTTTGATAAACTCTCCTTAATATCTCCTGATGTCACAATCAATATAATAAAGAATGGAGAAGTTGTTAGAAAGTTAAAGCCTCAAATCCCTAAGAAAATAGAAGGGATATTAAAGTGTACAAATCCAAACTGTATAACCCACTATGAGAATGTTAAAGGAGAGTTCATAGTTGAAAGCAAAAATCCTTTAAAAATTAGGTGTTATTATTGTGAGAGATTCTTAAATAAGCTAATTTTTGAGTGA
- a CDS encoding protein kinase domain-containing protein has translation MRFMISPLNLVDEKVLKEIEKKVKIIDVIGKGHRGIVFKGIYKGKLVAVKVMRKDSPKNTIRHEAEILKMLEEYKFSPKVYFYSDIYLVMEYINGVELKKIINSLSKEEILKVVEQILKISLRLDSLGIEHGEIQGGRHFLVAKDRVYIIDFDKSRVKRTTKNFTSAISLLFGDNLIANRVKEALNLEEEDILFIRRLAKLYKRSGNYGTKS, from the coding sequence ATGAGATTCATGATCTCACCTTTGAACTTAGTTGATGAGAAAGTGTTAAAGGAGATTGAGAAGAAAGTTAAAATTATAGATGTTATTGGAAAGGGGCATAGGGGAATAGTATTTAAAGGCATTTATAAAGGTAAGTTGGTAGCTGTAAAGGTTATGAGAAAAGATAGTCCTAAGAATACTATTAGGCATGAGGCTGAGATATTAAAAATGCTTGAGGAATATAAGTTTTCTCCAAAGGTTTATTTTTATAGTGATATCTATTTAGTGATGGAGTATATAAATGGAGTTGAGTTAAAGAAGATCATTAATAGTTTAAGTAAAGAAGAGATTTTAAAGGTTGTTGAACAAATATTAAAAATAAGCTTAAGATTAGATTCCTTAGGAATTGAGCATGGAGAGATTCAAGGAGGAAGGCACTTTTTAGTTGCTAAAGATAGAGTTTATATAATAGACTTTGATAAGAGTAGGGTTAAGAGAACTACAAAAAATTTTACTTCAGCCATCTCTTTACTCTTTGGGGATAATCTAATAGCCAATAGAGTTAAAGAAGCTTTAAATTTAGAAGAGGAAGATATCTTATTTATTAGAAGGTTGGCTAAGCTCTATAAAAGAAGTGGGAATTATGGAACTAAAAGTTAG
- a CDS encoding DNA cytosine methyltransferase, whose translation MNLIDLFSGCGGFSRGFSELGFEPLLAIELNEDAAFSYALNFNGEVYEKTPEGYKVKEMKGYVGEYSFKIPRDEESVKWLRRLGTLNETTEKFSPIVLNEDIREVHSLDIKKLIKNKKVDVIIGGPPCEGYTGANAKREKNPFDRLYKDEVGRLVLDFIRIVGDLQPKIFVMENVPAIRDVRGAIIEEFREVGYEDVYFNLLKAEDYGNPSVRRRVFISNIEINPEKREGKNVIEAIGDLMYKGRDVPNHEYAALPARYRKKVHNLGWGDAFLYFKGANRRLGNYIRLHPLKLAETVMGKRYFIHPYEDRLLTPREQARLMSYPDHHLFAGGWRSCYNQIGESVPPCLSRAIAEVVKEEIR comes from the coding sequence ATGAATCTCATAGACCTCTTCTCTGGTTGTGGTGGCTTCAGTAGAGGCTTCTCAGAGCTTGGCTTTGAGCCTCTTTTAGCTATAGAGCTAAATGAAGATGCAGCCTTTTCATATGCTTTAAACTTCAATGGAGAGGTTTATGAAAAAACCCCTGAAGGTTATAAGGTTAAGGAGATGAAAGGATATGTTGGAGAATACTCTTTTAAAATTCCAAGGGATGAGGAAAGTGTTAAGTGGCTGAGAAGGTTAGGAACCTTAAATGAAACAACAGAGAAGTTTAGCCCAATTGTATTAAATGAAGATATTAGGGAAGTGCATAGCTTAGATATTAAAAAATTAATTAAAAATAAAAAGGTTGATGTCATCATTGGAGGACCTCCATGTGAAGGCTACACAGGGGCAAATGCCAAGAGGGAGAAGAATCCTTTTGATAGGCTTTACAAGGATGAAGTTGGTAGGTTGGTTTTAGACTTTATTAGGATTGTTGGAGATCTACAACCTAAGATCTTTGTTATGGAGAATGTGCCAGCTATAAGAGATGTTAGGGGAGCCATCATAGAGGAGTTTAGAGAGGTTGGCTATGAAGATGTCTATTTCAACTTATTAAAAGCTGAAGACTATGGAAATCCATCAGTTAGAAGAAGGGTTTTTATATCAAACATAGAAATAAATCCTGAGAAGAGAGAAGGGAAGAATGTAATTGAAGCTATTGGGGATTTAATGTATAAGGGAAGAGATGTTCCAAACCATGAATATGCTGCTCTTCCTGCAAGGTATAGGAAGAAGGTTCATAACCTTGGCTGGGGGGATGCTTTCCTCTACTTTAAAGGAGCAAATAGAAGGTTAGGGAATTATATAAGGTTACATCCTTTAAAACTTGCAGAGACAGTTATGGGGAAGAGATACTTTATTCATCCATATGAAGATAGGCTATTAACTCCAAGGGAACAGGCAAGATTAATGAGTTATCCAGATCATCACCTATTTGCAGGAGGTTGGAGGAGCTGTTATAACCAAATTGGTGAAAGTGTTCCTCCCTGCTTAAGTAGAGCTATAGCTGAAGTTGTGAAGGAGGAGATAAGATGA
- the purT gene encoding formate-dependent phosphoribosylglycinamide formyltransferase, with product MIGTPLFNGKKILLLGSGELGKEIVLEAQRLGLECVAVDRYQFAPAMQVAHRSYVTDMKDYSSLMAIIEREEPDYIVPEIEAINIEALKDAESLGYKVIPNSEAVEITMNRELIRRLAAEKLKVKTARYSFASNLEELKEAVEKLGFPCVVKPIMSSSGKGQSVVRKEEDIEKAYRIAREGARGRGDRVIVEEFINFDYELTILTARTVYGTYCCQPIGHVQESGDYIESWQPHSVSEEVRKKAEEIAKKVVDKLGGYGIFGVELFVKGDEVIFSEVSPRPHDTGMVTMVSQEMSEFEIHIRAFLGYEISTELIKPGATHVIKSKIEKFAPKYKIKEIPKNVKVRIFGKPKALVGRRMGVVLATGKSVDEAREIAKRVANTIEVL from the coding sequence ATGATTGGAACTCCACTATTCAATGGAAAAAAAATTCTTCTCTTAGGATCAGGAGAGCTTGGGAAAGAAATTGTTTTAGAGGCTCAGAGGCTTGGCTTAGAATGTGTAGCTGTTGATAGATATCAGTTTGCTCCAGCCATGCAAGTGGCTCATAGGAGTTATGTAACAGATATGAAAGACTATTCCTCACTGATGGCAATTATTGAGAGGGAGGAACCAGATTATATAGTGCCAGAGATTGAAGCTATTAACATAGAGGCTTTAAAAGATGCTGAATCCCTTGGTTATAAAGTAATTCCTAATTCTGAAGCTGTAGAGATAACAATGAATAGAGAGTTAATAAGAAGATTGGCTGCTGAGAAGTTAAAGGTTAAGACAGCAAGATATAGCTTTGCCAGCAACTTAGAAGAGCTTAAGGAAGCAGTAGAAAAGTTAGGATTTCCCTGTGTAGTTAAGCCAATAATGTCATCCTCTGGAAAGGGGCAAAGTGTAGTTAGAAAGGAAGAGGATATAGAGAAAGCTTACAGAATAGCAAGAGAAGGAGCAAGGGGGAGAGGAGATAGAGTTATAGTTGAAGAGTTTATAAACTTTGATTATGAATTAACCATCTTAACAGCAAGAACAGTTTATGGAACCTACTGTTGTCAACCTATAGGGCATGTTCAGGAGAGTGGAGACTATATAGAGAGCTGGCAACCTCATAGTGTTTCAGAAGAAGTTAGGAAAAAAGCTGAAGAGATTGCTAAAAAGGTTGTTGATAAGCTTGGAGGCTATGGAATCTTTGGAGTTGAGCTCTTTGTTAAAGGAGATGAAGTAATATTTAGTGAAGTCTCTCCAAGACCTCATGACACTGGAATGGTGACAATGGTTAGCCAGGAAATGAGTGAGTTTGAAATTCATATAAGAGCTTTCTTAGGTTATGAGATCTCAACAGAGCTTATTAAACCAGGAGCTACACATGTTATAAAGTCTAAGATAGAGAAGTTTGCCCCTAAGTATAAGATAAAAGAGATTCCTAAGAATGTTAAAGTTAGAATATTTGGAAAACCTAAGGCTTTAGTTGGTAGAAGGATGGGAGTGGTTTTAGCCACAGGGAAGAGTGTTGATGAAGCAAGAGAGATAGCTAAGAGAGTAGCTAATACTATTGAAGTCCTATAA
- a CDS encoding pro-sigmaK processing inhibitor BofA family protein translates to MFGLEHLILILLVIAVALIIFRLTFKIIRYLAVNTIVGLILIGILNFLGIVNIKLTLINLLIVAIGGIVGVFILVLLNLIGLQ, encoded by the coding sequence ATGTTTGGCTTAGAGCATTTAATTTTAATTTTATTGGTGATAGCTGTAGCTCTTATTATATTTAGGCTAACCTTTAAAATAATAAGATATTTAGCTGTTAATACAATTGTTGGGCTAATATTAATTGGAATCTTAAACTTTTTAGGGATTGTTAATATTAAGCTAACTCTCATAAACTTGTTAATTGTGGCCATTGGAGGAATAGTTGGAGTCTTTATTTTGGTTCTTCTCAACCTTATAGGACTTCAATAG
- a CDS encoding methanogenesis marker 5 protein, with amino-acid sequence MKKIFIYPPNSLILTDLVERFGHKPLTLNIVVGKLVRNPEIDSPPMNITDEEPKKGLKYAAVEVPSGVRGRMALIGPLIEEAEAAIIMDDAPIAFGCIGCARTNELTLYMVKRKGIPTIRVKFPKTEEEAEILVNKIANFLKSLE; translated from the coding sequence ATGAAAAAAATATTTATCTACCCCCCAAATAGCTTAATCTTAACTGATTTAGTGGAGAGATTTGGCCATAAGCCTTTAACCTTAAATATTGTTGTTGGTAAGCTGGTTAGAAATCCTGAAATTGATAGCCCTCCAATGAATATAACTGATGAAGAGCCTAAGAAGGGGTTAAAATATGCTGCTGTTGAAGTGCCTTCAGGAGTTAGGGGAAGGATGGCTTTAATTGGCCCATTGATAGAGGAAGCTGAAGCAGCCATCATAATGGATGATGCTCCTATAGCCTTTGGATGTATTGGCTGTGCAAGAACCAATGAGCTAACTCTATATATGGTGAAGAGAAAAGGAATTCCTACAATAAGGGTTAAGTTTCCAAAAACTGAAGAAGAGGCTGAAATCTTAGTTAATAAAATAGCAAACTTCTTAAAAAGTTTAGAGTGA
- a CDS encoding DUF2111 domain-containing protein, translating to MIKLSEDADAKEIKDLALAIHHLVNKLPVAMRSKKKPGVRVEKGKIVDENYEGYVLKLAIKTGKTIKATPIAGPYKGVPVIVVPIVKDGEVLGSIGVVDITAGIFEEILAISRRPELAKFLPEEAFPR from the coding sequence ATGATAAAGTTATCTGAAGATGCTGATGCCAAGGAGATAAAAGATTTAGCTTTAGCAATTCACCACTTGGTTAACAAACTCCCTGTAGCTATGAGGAGTAAAAAGAAGCCAGGGGTTAGGGTAGAGAAGGGGAAGATAGTTGATGAGAACTATGAGGGTTATGTGCTAAAGTTAGCTATAAAAACAGGAAAGACTATAAAAGCTACTCCTATAGCTGGCCCTTATAAAGGGGTTCCTGTTATTGTAGTTCCTATTGTTAAAGATGGGGAAGTACTTGGCTCTATAGGGGTTGTAGATATAACAGCTGGAATCTTTGAGGAAATCCTTGCTATTTCAAGAAGACCTGAGTTAGCCAAGTTCCTACCAGAAGAAGCATTCCCAAGGTGA
- a CDS encoding molybdenum cofactor biosynthesis protein MoaE — MIFDNLEEYKKYIEKVKEELKGEYGFILNSSGYVRKYSVVDGRKIEVNSLDINVNLEILKNIGEEIKKKYNLLELAIYHNNGKLKVGEEIVDITIFSRHRHEAFEALKELINEIKKYH; from the coding sequence ATGATATTTGATAACCTTGAGGAATATAAAAAATATATTGAGAAGGTTAAGGAAGAGCTTAAGGGAGAGTATGGCTTTATCTTAAATAGCTCTGGGTATGTTAGAAAATATTCAGTTGTTGATGGGAGAAAGATAGAGGTTAATAGCTTAGATATAAATGTAAATTTAGAAATATTAAAGAATATTGGAGAAGAGATAAAAAAGAAATATAACTTATTGGAGTTGGCTATCTATCACAACAATGGGAAGCTTAAGGTTGGAGAGGAGATAGTTGATATAACCATATTCTCAAGACATAGACATGAGGCATTTGAAGCTTTAAAAGAGCTAATAAATGAGATTAAAAAGTATCACTAA